Proteins encoded by one window of Vicia villosa cultivar HV-30 ecotype Madison, WI unplaced genomic scaffold, Vvil1.0 ctg.000109F_1_1, whole genome shotgun sequence:
- the LOC131624227 gene encoding dof zinc finger protein DOF5.4-like has product MQEVHIMRSHNNQNLHQNHNHALKCPRCDSVNTKFCYYNNYNLSQPRHFCKSCRRYWTKGGVLRKVPVGGGSRKSKHSKNSKTVSSSSTTIAPAATTPQEADEYKSNSESSAFTTTATEAIAIAKTPISNATNEQVNNFTGLITRSSKNDVFMLRNNIIDASSFRFGVNHHHQHQQQYGNDQVQREDSSGFCQLQQQSSHQRLSLLNQQQLSNGFGSLDWQGNCLFDVPNTVDESYWTYSHWSDHHFNHSSYLFHLP; this is encoded by the coding sequence ATGCAAGAAGTTCACATAATGAGATCCCACAACAACcagaatcttcatcaaaatcataatcatGCTTTGAAGTGTCCTCGTTGTGATTCCGTTAACACAAAGTTCTGTTACTACAACAACTACAACCTCTCTCAGCCTCGTCATTTCTGTAAAAGCTGCCGCCGTTACTGGACCAAAGGTGGCGTCCTCCGTAAAGTCCCCGTCGGCGGCGGTTCCCGCAAATCAAAGCACTCCAAAAACTCTAAGACGGTTTCATCTTCCTCCACCACCATCGCTCCAGCAGCAACAACACCACAGGAGGCGGACGAGTACAAGTCCAACAGTGAAAGCTCCGCCTTTACGACCACCGCCACTGAGGCGATAGCTATAGCGAAGACTCCGATATCAAACGCTACTAATGAACAAGTTAATAACTTCACGGGCCTTATCACTCGAAGTTCAAAAAACGATGTGTTTATGCTTAGGAACAATATCATCGATGCGTCGTCGTTTAGGTTTGGtgtgaatcatcatcatcaacatcaacagcAATACGGGAATGATCAGGTACAGCGTGAAGATTCATCGGGTTTTTGTCAGTTGCAGCAACAGAGCAGTCATCAACGGTTGTCGTTGCTCAATCAGCAGCAGTTATCAAATGGATTTGGATCGTTGGATTGGCAAGGTAATTGTTTGTTTGATGTTCCTAACACCGTTGATGAGTCATACTGGACATATTCACATTGGTCTGATCATCATTTCAATCActcttcttatctttttcatcttccatga